Sequence from the Sphingobium indicum B90A genome:
GCATGCCGGGCCATGAGATCGATCCCGCCGACCCGCGATGGGACGATGTCGCCAGCGACATCGCCCATCTGGTCGCCACCATCCTGCTCGGCACCTCGGCCCGGCAGGTGCTGATCGGCGGCGGCGTGGGCATGGGTCGGGCCGACCTGCTGGAGCAGGTCCGCCGGAAGGTCGTCGCGCTGCTGGGCGGCTATCTGCCCCATGTCGACCAGGCCGGCATCGGCCGGATCGTCACCACGCCGCTGCTGGGCGATCAGGCCGGCCCTCTTGGTGCGCTCGCCCTGGCCATGGATGCGCTGGCGGGCGAGAGCGTCAGCTGACGCCCTTCCGCCGGAGCAGCAGCGGCAGCACCATCATCGGCGCGACCATGGCGATCACGCCGGCGACCAGCAGGTCGTCGACCCACCGATAGGCCGTGGCGAAGAACATCAGGAACGCCGCCGTCGCCAAAGCGGGCAGGATCAGGGCAGCCATCCCGCCCTCCAGCCGCGGCCACATCCGCAGGCAGAGCGTGCCGATCACGTCATTCATGGGGCACCGGCCGTTTCATGTTCCGATCCTCGTCGAACAGATTGGTTGCATATAGCAACTGAAGAACGAACTTCCAGACGGGAAGATCGATACGGACCGTTTCCGATTCCGACGGGAAGGACGATGCCGTGGCGATGTCGCAGCCCCTTTTCGCCGACCGCCTGCCCGATATTCCTCTCCTTTCCGGATCGAGGCTCTTGCCTGCCGGCAACGACCGTTCATAAGGAACCGCATGACCACGACCCGCCTGCTTGCCCATAGCGTCGAAAAGCCCTGGGGCCGCGTCGACATTCCGTCGGCCGTCGCGCCGTCCGATGGCCGTCGCATCGGGGAAATCTGGTTCTCGCCGCCGGAAGGAGGCGCAGGCCGGCCATTGCCGCTGCTGGTCAAATATATCTTCACCAGCGAAAAATTGTCGGTGCAGGTCCATCCCGATGATGCGCAGGCGCGGGAGCGCGGACTGGCGGGCGGAAAGTCGGAATGCTGGTACATATTGGATGCGGAACCCGATGCGCGGCTGGGCATCGGCCTGACCCGCGACCTGACGGCGGACGCCCTGCGCGCCGCAGCCCTCGACGGCAGCATCGAAGCACTGATGGACTGGAAGCCGGTGCGCGCGGGCAGCTTCTATTATATTCCCGCCGGCACGGTTCATGCCATAGGCAGCGGCGTGACGCTGGTGGAAGTGCAGCAGAATAATGACGTGACCTATCGCCTCTACGATTATGGCCGGCCCCGCGAACTGCATTTGGAGGAGGCGATGGCGGTCAGCATGGCGGCCCCCTACGCCCTGCCCGACAGGGTGGTCCCGATCATGGCTGAGGAAAGGCTGGTTGCGGGCGGCGACGCGCCCTTCATCCTGGACCTGGTGCAGGGCGAGGCGGGAAGCCGGCAATGGATAGAAGAGAAGATGGCCTGGTTCATCCCGCTGGCCGGCGCCGGCGCGATCGACGGCGAACCGTGGCGCCGGGGCGAATGCTGGCTGATCGAAGGGACGGCCGCGCTGACCATCGATGACGGGATGAGCGCGCTGCTCGCCCGCCTGCCTTGACCTGACATCGACCGATCTGGGGGATTTCATGCCACGGGGAGAAATGATCGCGGACAAGCGGGTTCTGTTCGTGATGGCGGTAGAGGCCGAATATGGCCCTCATCTCAGGGCCCGTTTCGATCCGCTGATGATCGGCGTGGGTCCGGTAGAAGCGGCGCTCAACACCGGCCTCGCGCTCCAGCGGCTGGATCAGGACGGCGCGCTGCCCGACCTGGTCGTTTCGCTGGGGTCGGCGGGATCGCGCACCTGCACCCTGGGGGAGGTCTATCAGGTCGCCAGCGTCTCCTGGCGGGACATGGACGCTTCCCGCCTGGGCTTTCCGAAGGGCGTGACCCCCTTTTCCGACCACCCGGCCGAAATAGCGCTGCATGTGCCGCTGGAACTTCGCGCCGCCCGGCTGTCGACCGGGGCGAACATCGTCGGCGGGGAGGATTATGCCGCGATCGACGCGGACATGGTCGACATGGAGAGCTTCGCGGTCGTCCGCGCCTGCCAGCGCTTCGGCGTTCCCGTGATGGGCCTGCGCGGCATTTCGGACGGACCGGGCGAACTGGCGGACATGCTGGGGTGGACCCAGTTGCTGGCGCTGCTGGACGAGCGTCTGGCCCAGGCGGTGGATATGCTGGAGGGAGCGCTCGGGCGCTGAGGAGATGCCGTCGTCCTGGGGTGCAATGGGTAGGAAGCGGACCTCCCCCCTCCCGCAGGCGGGAGGGGGTTAGGGGGTGGGCTGGCGCGACATGCGCGTTGTTTTGCAGCGGCCAACCGGAAGCTCCCCCGGATCAAGTCCGGGGTCGCGCCCACCCCTAACCCCTCCCGCCTGCGGGAGGGGAATGTCCTGGATTGGCCCCGTTGAGACCTCACCCCCCTTTATCCGAGGTGGCTGACCCGAACCCGGTCAATGCCCCTCAAAGGCGATGATCGCTGCCGATGCGACGCCGTCCGCTTCCAGCGCGGCCATGCCGCCCAGATCGGGAAGATCGATGGCAAAGAGCGCCATCAGCACCGTCGCGCCCTGCTCCCGGATCAGTTGCGCCGCCGCCAGCGCGGTTCCGCCGGTCGCGATGAGGTCGTCGACCAGCACCACCCGCGCTCCATCGGGAATCTGCCCTTCATGCAGTTCCAGCCGATCGGTGCCATATTCCAGCACATAGTCGATGCCCACCGTCTTGCCGGGCAGCTTCCCCTTCTTGCGCACCGGCACGAAGCCCACCCCCAGCGCATGGGCCAGCGCCGCCCCCAAGATGAAGCCCCGCGCCTCGATCCCGGCGATGAAGGCCGGGTCGAGCGGCCGCGCCGCCGCCGCCATCCGTTCGACCAGTTCGGCGAGTCCGGCGGCGTCTGCCAGCAATGTCGTGATGTCCCGGAACTGGATGCCGGGCTTGGGGAAATCGGGGATCGTGCGGACCAGGGCCGCCAGGCTGTCAGCGCTCATCTTCGCCCTCATAAGGAAAGGGGGCCCGGTTTCCCGCGCCCCCTTCGATGTTCCGTTTCAGGCCCCGATCAGGCGGCCTTTTTCTTGTCCGCCCAGATATTCTGGTAGGCCATGTAAGCCAGACCCGTCGCGATCAGCAGGAAGAAGATCGTCGCCAGGCCCGCGCGGCGGCGGTTTTCCAGCTTGGGTTCGGCCGTCCAGGTCAGGAAGGCCGCGACGTCCTGCGACATCTGATCCACCGTCGCCTTGGTGCCGTCGCCATAGGTCACCTGCCCATCGGCCGTCAGCGGCGGCGCCATGGCGAGGTTCAGGTTGGGGAAATAGGGGTTGTAGTGCAGGCCCTCCGGCGTCTTGGCGTCCGGAAATTCCTTCAGCAACTCGGCCGGCTGCGCCTGGAAGCCCGTCAGCAGCGAATAGACATAGGCGCTGCCATGATGGCGGGCCTTGGTCATCAGCGACAGATCCGGCGGGATGGCATTGTTGTTCGCCGCCGCAGCCGCGACATTGTTCGCGAAGGGCTTGGGGAAATAATCCGCCGGGATCGGATCACGGGTCGACATTTCGCCCGTCTTCGGATCGACGTCGGGGGTCTTGATCGCCCATTGCTTGGCGATCGCCTTGATCTCCGCCTCGTTATAACCAATGCCCTTGAGGTCGCGGAAGGCGACGAACTTCAGGCTGTGGCAGGCCGAGCAGACTTCCTTGAACACCTGGAAACCGCGCTGGAGCTGCGCCTGGTCGTACTTGCCGAAAGGCCCGTCGAACGAGAAGGACACATGCTTGGGGTTGAGGTGGAACTCATGCTCCACCGTCTTCGCCGGCGGCTCGGTGACGAAGGCCACCGCGCCCACCAGAAAGGAAACCAGCAGCCAGCCCGCGAAGAAGAGGCCGACAAGAAATGCGCCGATGCGTATCATTAGTCTTATCCCCCTTAACCGGCGTGCGACGGCTGCGGATCGCTGCCCATGCCCGGAAGCGCCTCCCGCTCCCCTTCGATGACGTCGCGGCCAAGCACCGCCTCCGTGATCGAATTGGGCAGCGGCAGCGGCTTTTCAAAGCGCGAGATCAGCGGCAGGATGATCAGGAAATGGGCGAAATAATAAGCCGCCGCGACCTGGGAGATCATCACATAGGGCTCCTCCGCCGGCGCGCCGCCGCAATAGCCCAGGATCAGCACGTCGATGATGAGGATCCAGAAGAACTTTCTGAAGGTCGGCCGGTAATTGCCCGACCGCACCGGAGAGGTGTCGAGCCAGGGCAGGAAGAAGAGCAGCAGGATCGACGCGAACATCGCCAGCACGCCCAGCAGCTTCGCGGGCACGAAGAAGAAGTCGACGGTGAAGGCGCGCAGGATCGCGTAGAAGGGCCAGAAATACCATTCAGGCACGATATGCGCGGGCGTCGAGAGCGGGTTCGCCTCGATATAATTGTCCGGATGGCCCAGATAGTTGGGCGCGTAGAACAGCGGGATCGCGAACAGGATCAGGAACACGCCCGCCCCGAAACCGTCCTTCGCCGTATAATAGGGGTGGAACGGCACGGTGTCCTGCGGCCCCTTCACTTCCACGCCGGTCGGGTTGGAGGAACCCGGAATATGCAGCGCCCAGATGTGCAGGATCACGACGGCCGCGATCACGAAGGGCAGCAGGAAGTGCAGCGAGAAGAAGCGGTTGAGCGAGGCGTTGCCGGGGGCGAAACCGCCCAGCAGCCAGGTCTGGATCGGCTCGCCCACCACGGGGATCGCGCCGAACAGGCCGGTGATCACCTTCGCGCCCCAATAGCTCATCTGCCCCCAGGGAAGCACATAGCCCATGAAGGCGGTCGCCATCATCAGCAGGAAGATGACGAGGCCGAGCAGCCATACCATCTCGCGCGGCGCCTTGTAGGAACCGAAGAACAGGCCGCGGAAGATGTGCAGATAGACGACGATGAAGAAGAAGCTGGCGCCGTTGGCATGGGCATAGCGCATCAGCCAGCCCGCGTTCACGTCGCGCATCGTCTGTTCGACGGTGCCGAAGGCGACCAGCGTGTTGGCGCCGTAATGCATCGCCATGATCACGCCGGTGACGATCTGGATCACCAGCGCCAGCCCGGCCAGGACGCCGAAGTTCCAGAAATAGTTGAGGTTGCGCGGCACCGGATAACCGGCGCCCACGGCATTGTAGACGAGGCGCGGCAAAGGCAGCTTCTCGTCGATCCACTGCATCGCGGGATGCTTGGGAGTATAATGTTCAGCCCATGGAAAGCTCATGACAGTCCCCCTCAACCCACGAGAATGGCGGTGTCGGAAGTGAAGCTGAACTTCGGCACTTCCAGGTTCTTGGGCGCGGGGCCCTTACGGATGCGGGCGGCAGTGTCGTAGGAAGACCCGTGGCAGGGGCAGAAATAGCCGCCATATTCGCCCTTGTTCTCACCCTCGCCCGCGCCCAGCGGCACGCAGCCCAGATGGGTGCAGACGCCCATGGTCACCAGCCACTGCTTCTTGCCGTCGACCGTGCGCTCCTCCAGCGTCTGCGGATCGCGCAGGCTGGACGCGTCGACCTTGTCGGCCTCGGCTATTTCCTTGTCGGTCAGGTGCCGGACGAACAGCGGCTGCGACCGGAAGGTGGTCTTGATCGCCTGGCCCGGCTGGATGGAGGACAGGTCGACCTCCGTCGAGGCCAGCGCCAGCACGTCGGCGCTGGGGTTCATCTGGTCGACCAGCGGTATGACCACCGCGACCGCCCCCACGCCGGCAAAGCTCACCGCGGCGATGTTGATGAAATCGCGACGACGCACGCCGTCGCCGCCGCCTCCACCGGAGACGGCTGCCCCCTCACTCTCCACATGTTCAACGATCGCCATGCACTTCAACCCTTGCAAGAACGTCCCTGACCCCGCCGCATTGCCCATTTATGGCTATGGTATCGGGAGAGCCGCGGCGCCCAAGCAGAAGGGCGCGCCTTTCCCCCGGGCGCGATTTGCAGGCCTGATAACCGTAGGATGCGCCATTTGCCAAGCCTTTTAGACAGGCTAGGAGAATTAACCGCGCTGTTCTATGGCGCGGGGCATGCGTATCGCCCTTTATCAACCCGAAATCGCCGGCAATGTGGGCGCGATCCTGCGCCTTGCCGCCTGCTTTTCCGTGCCCGTGGACATCATCATGCCGACGGGATTCGCCTTTTCCGACGCGAAGCTGAAACGGGCGGCGATGGATTATGGGGCATCGGCCGATGTGACCCGCCACGCCAATTTCGAGGCGTTCGACGCCCGCCGCAGGGCCGAAGGCCGGCGGCTGATGCTGATGAGCAGCCACGCCTCGCAGCGCCTGCCCGATGTGGAATTCCGCGCCGACGACATTCTGCTGATGGGGTCGGAAAGCGCGGGCGTGCCCAATGCCGTCCGCGATCTGGCGGACGTGCGCGTGCGCATTCCGATGGCGCCGGGATTTCGATCCTTGAACATCGCCGTTTCCACGGGCATCGCGGTAGCAGAGGCCCTTCGCCAGACTGGAAGTTTCCCGCAATGACCCTGACCCTGGACCCGCAACAGCAGGCCGCCCGCACCTGGTTCGAATCGCTTCGCGACCGCATCTGCGCCGAGTTCGAGGCGATCGAGCGGGAGGCGGGGTCGAACGCCCGCTTCGACTATATCGCCTGGGACCGCGAGGCGCCGGGCCTGGCGCCCGGCGAAGGCGGCGGCGGCGTGCGCGGCGTGATGAAGGGCAAGGTGTTCGAGAAGGTGGGCGTCAACGTCTCGACCGTGGGCGGCGCCTTCTCGCCCGAATTCGCCAAGACCATCCATGGCGCGAGCGAAGACCCCAGCTTCTTCGCCACCGGCATCAGCCTGGTCGCGCATATGGCCAACCCCCATGTGCCCGCCGTGCACATGAACACCCGCTATCTGGTGACGTCGAAACGCTGGTTCGGCGGCGGCGCGGACCTGAACCCGCCGCTGCCCCGCGACGAGGACACGGCGCATTTCCATGCCGCGCTGAAAGCGGCCTGCGACGCCCATGACGCGGACTATTATCCCCGGTTCAAGGCATGGGCGGACGACTATTTCTTCATACCCCATCGCGGCGTGCATCGCGGCGTCGGCGGAATTTTCTACGATCATCTGGAGGGCGATTTCGACGCCGGCTTCGCCTTCACGCGGGACGTGGGCGAGGCGTTCCTTCGGGCCTTCCCGCCCATCGTCCGGCGGCGCATGGGGGAAAGCTGGTCGGAGGACGACTATCGCCGCATGCTGGAATGGCGCGGCCGCTATGCCGAATTCAACCTGGTGCATGATCGCGGCACGCTGTTCGGGCTGAAGACCGGCGGCAATGTCGACGCGATCCTGATGAGCCTGCCGCCGATGGCGAGCTGGAGCTGAACATGGGCCTGACGCCGGTTCCGGACGACCGGATCGCGACCATCGTCACCCATCTGGAAATGCGGGAGCGGCCGAAACCCGCGCCTATCCCGCCCGCCCCGCTGCGGCTGGCGCCGTGGAAGGCGCCCGCGCCCGACGCCTATCGCGCCCTGTTCCGGCGCGTCGGGGAACCGTGGCTGTGGTTTTCCCGCCTGGCGATGGACGACGCCGCGCTGACGGCGATCATCCACGATCCCGCGGTAGAGGTCTACGCCGTGACCGACCCGCGCGGAGTGGAGGTGGGGCTGCTGGAACTGGATTTCCGGTCGCTGCCCGATTGCGAACTGGCCTTTTTCGGGCTGATCCCCGACCTGACCGGCAAGGGGCTGGGCCGATGGCTGATGGCGCAGGCGAAGGCGCTGGCCTGGCGCAAGGAGGTCACGCGTTTCTGGGTGCATAGCTGCACGCTGGACAGCCCCGCCGCCCTGGGATTTTATCGCAAGTCAGGCTTCGTGCCCTACCGGCGGGAGGTGGAAATCTTCGCCGATCCGCGGCTGGCGGGGCTTTTGCCGCCCGACGCCGCGCCGCATGTGCCGATGCTGGGTCAGTCGCCCTCCGCCTGACGGTACAGCCGCGCCAGCATCACCAGCATATAGACCTGCACCACCGTCGACACGGCAGCGGCAGCCACCCCGCCGATCAGCCGGCCGCCGGCCTGCCCGCCGATCAACGCCCCGACCAGGCCGAACACCGCCTGCGCCGCGCCCCCGACGATCGCCGACAGCAGCGTCAGCGCCAGGATGAAGCCGAATAGCCGCCAGAAATGCCCCCTGGTCAGCGCCCAGCCGTGGCGCAGCGAAGCCATGACACCTTCCGTTCCGTCGATCACCACGGGATTGAGCAACAGCAGCCGCACGCTTGCGAAAATCGTCGCGGCCACCACGCCCGCGCCCAGCAGCAGCGCCAGCGTCGCGCCCAGCGGCTTGGCGATGAGCGACAGGATCGTCACCGCCAGGGTGGCGGCGATCACCGCGCCGGCCAGGAAACCGGCGACCACCAGCGCCACGCCGAGCAGCACCGGAAGCCGCGCAAAGCTCAGCCGCAGCGCCTCTCCCACGCTGATGCCCGGGCGCAGGGCGAGCGCCAACAGGGTCAGCGATCCGAACCCGATGATGATCATCGCCAGCATCATCGCCAGCCAGAAGCTGCCCGGCACCTGCGGCATGGTGGTTTCCGACAGGTTCCATTTGGCGAGTTCCGGCGGCGTCATCTCCTGCAGGATGAGGCCCGGCAGGGCGACGAACAGCAGGGCGACGGGAAACAGCAGGCTGCTTTCGCGCGCGACGAAGGCGACCGCCTCCTCCCACGCCTTGCCGATGGACATTGTCGCCATATCTCTACGCCCTGTTCTCTACCCGATGCTCTGAAAATCGCGGAGGAGACTTGATCGCTCGCTCTGCCCAAGTCAAGGAAGCGCCATGTCCTCGCCATCCCCAGCCCAAGCCCCTGCCGCCCCCAGCGTGGAATGGCGCGTGGAAAGCGCGCCCGTCGACTACCCCCGGGCGCTGGCCGAGATGGAAGGCCGGGCCGCCGCGATCTTCGAGGGGCAGGCCGCAGAGCGGGTCTGGCTGCTCGAACATCCGCCGCTCTACACGGCCGGAACCAGCGCCGATCCGGCCGAACTGCTCGACCCGCGCTTTCCGGTGCACGATGCGGGGCGGGGCGGACGCTATACCTATCATGGGCCGGGCCAGCGCATCGGCTATCTCAACATCGACCTGCGGAATCGGGGCAAGGACGTGCGCAATTTCGTCCACCATCTGGAAGGATGGATGATCGATGCGCTGGCCGATTTCGGCATAGCGGCCCGGCGCGCGGAGGGACGGATCGGCATCTGGACCGACGATGCCCAGGGGCGGGAGGCGAAGATCGGCGCCCTCGGCATCCGGGTGCGGCGCTGGATCACGCTTCATGGCTTTTCGATCAATGTCGATCCCGACCTGTCCCATTTCGGAGGCATCGTGCCGTGCGGCCTGGCCGAATATCCTGTGACGAGCATGGCCGCGCTGGGCGTGAAGGCATCGATGACCGAGCTGGACTCGGCGCTTGCCCGGCATTTCCCGGCCTTTCTCGGCCGCCTGCGCCGGTGCCCGGCGGCAGATGGAGCGGGGGTTGAGCAATGCGGGACGGGCCGCTAGGGTCGCGGCTTTCGCCAGGTGGGGGGCTGCCGGGCATGCTGCAACGCTTTAGGAGACCCGGATGCGTCCTGACGTCAAGACGACAATGGCAATATTGGTTTCGGCCGGCTGCATGGCGCTGGCGGGATGCGGCAGCCAGAAGGAAAGCGGAACCACTGTCCCGATGAACAATCTGGAAGTGGTGGACGGCACGGCGACCGACGCCATGACCGACCTGGACGGCGTGCAGAGCGAGGGCGTGGCCATGGCCGTGCCCGCCAACCGCAGCGACAATGCGGCCGCTCCGGCGGCGGCGAGGAATGAAAGCGAGGACAAGCCCGCGACCGATACCGAAGTGCTGTCGGATCAATAGGCTGGCATCCGCGTTCAGGCATGATACAGACGGGCGAAGCATAGTTCGCAACGCCCGTTTCGAAGAGGGATCAGGATGACATCGCGTTTCATGGGCCGTTCCATCGGACGCCGCGCCTCATTGGGATTGGCCGCGATGGGGGCGGCGCTGACGGCGCAACCGACCGCCGCGCAATTCTTCTGGTCGCCGCCCGATTTCTCGACCCCGCCCCTGACCGACGCCGAAGCCGCGACCGCGCTGGGCCTGCCGGGCGCAACCGCGGCGGAGGTGAAGGCCGGGCTGGTGTGGAACCTGCGCGCGGCGCTGAACGTCGCGGCGCTGCAATGCCAGTTCGAGCCTACCCTGCTGTCGATCAGCAACTACAACGCGATGATCGCCCATCATGACGCCGAACTGGATGCGGCGCAGGCGACGCTGCTCGGCTATTTCCAGCGCACGGTCGGGAAGGGCAAGCCCGGCCAGATGGCGTCGGACCAATATGGCACGCGCATCTATTCGGGCTATTCGACGGTGCAGGCGCAACGCGGCTTCTGCCAGGCGGCGGCGCTGGTGGGGCGGCAGGCGATCTTCGCCCAGCGGGGCACGCTGAACGACGTGGCGCGGAGCGGGCTGGGATCGATCAAGAAGTCGCTGGTCCTGGCGGGCGAGCAATTCTACGGCGATCCGGGTCGCAGCTATTCGCTGACCCTGCCCTCCTTCGATCCCAAATGCTGGAAGAAGGGCAAGATGCTGCCCGCCTGCCAGCTTGCGTGGAACCAGAAGATCGGGGTGCAGCCCTGAGGCCATTGATGGCGGGGTTGGCCACTTCCCGTCATCAGTTTGCGTCACCCCGGACTTGATCCGGGGTCCCGCTGTCTTGGAACAGGCGCTCCATTGGAAAGAAGCGGGACCCCGGGTCAAGCCCGGGGCGACGAAGAGAGAGAGGGCGACAAGGGAAGAGTGGCGGGAAGCCACCTAAACCCCCCCTCTACCGCAATCCCAGATATTTGTGCGACTGGAGGCTGAGCCGCCAGCGCGGCCGTTCCATCACCAGTTCCACCGCCGCCCGCGCATTGTCCGCAGCCTTGGGATCGTCCAGCGGCTGCACCAGCCAGTGGTCGAAGGCCCAGCCCTCCATATCCTCGACATCGGCCAGGCTGTGCCCCTGCCCCGGCTGCGGCCAGACCAGCTTCAGCTCATTGCCGCTGCGCTGGACCACCTCGCTTCCCGCCTTGGGGCTGATGCAGACCCAGTCCAGCCCCGGATGCGCGGGCAGGGTGCCGTTGCTCTCGATCGCGATGGCGAAGCCGCGCGCATGGAGCGCGTCGACCAACGCGTCGTCGACCTGGAGCATCGGTTCCCCGCCGGTCAGCACGATATAGCGCCCGTCCCGCCCCTCCCCCCAAAAGGCCAGCGCAGCGTCGGCCAGACCCTTCGCATCCGCGAACCTGCCGCCGCCGTCGCCGTCCGTCCCGACGAAATCCGTGTCGCAGAAGCGGCAGATCGCGCTCGCCCGGTCCTGTTCCCGCCCGCTCCACAGGTTGCAGCCCGCAAAGCGCAGGAACACCGCCCGGCGCCCGGCATGGACGCCCTCCCCCTGCAGGGTCAGGAACATTTCCTTGACGGCGTAGCTCATGGCGTCAGGGCTTCACCGCGTAGACGGTGGGGTCGGGCAGGCCCGCTTCCACGAAACCCTTGGACCTCAGTCGGCAACTGTCGCACAGGCCGCAATGCCTGCCGTCCGGCGTCGGATCGTAGCAGGACCAGCTCAATCCCGTGTCCAGCCCCAGCCGATAGGCTTCGCGCACGATGTCCGCCTTGCTCATATGCTGGAGCGGCGCGTTGATGCGGATCGGATGGCCCTCCACCCCCGCCTTGGTGGCCAGCGCCGCCATCTTCTGGAAGGCGTCGATGAACTCCGGCCGGCAATCGGGATAGCCGGAATAATCCAGCGCGTTGACGCCGATGAACACGTCGTTCGCGCCCGCCACCTCGGCCAGGCCCAGGGTCAGCGACAGGAAGATCGTGTTGCGCGCCGGCACATAGGTTATCGGGATGCCCGCGCCGACGCCCCCCTTGGGAACGGCGATGTCGGCGGTCAGCGCGGAACCGCCAAAGGCCGTCAGGTCCAGCGGCAGCACGATATGCGAAATGGCGTTCAGCGCCGCTGCGACGCGCCCCGCCGCCTGCAATTCCAGCCGGTGGCGCTGGTTATAGTCGATCGACAGGGCGAACAGGCGATAGCCGGCCTCGCGCGCCAGCCCGCCCGCCACCATGGAGTCGAGCCCGCCGGACAGCAGGACGACGGCGAATTTTCCGTTATGGGCAACCATAGCGCCGCGCTACGCCTCCCGACGCGTCAGCGCAAGCCGCGCGCATTCAATGACAGGCGCCGATCCAACGCCCTTCCAGCGCAAAGGCGAAGGGCGCGCCG
This genomic interval carries:
- the lipB gene encoding lipoyl(octanoyl) transferase LipB, whose product is MSSPSPAQAPAAPSVEWRVESAPVDYPRALAEMEGRAAAIFEGQAAERVWLLEHPPLYTAGTSADPAELLDPRFPVHDAGRGGRYTYHGPGQRIGYLNIDLRNRGKDVRNFVHHLEGWMIDALADFGIAARRAEGRIGIWTDDAQGREAKIGALGIRVRRWITLHGFSINVDPDLSHFGGIVPCGLAEYPVTSMAALGVKASMTELDSALARHFPAFLGRLRRCPAADGAGVEQCGTGR
- the hemF gene encoding oxygen-dependent coproporphyrinogen oxidase, producing MTLTLDPQQQAARTWFESLRDRICAEFEAIEREAGSNARFDYIAWDREAPGLAPGEGGGGVRGVMKGKVFEKVGVNVSTVGGAFSPEFAKTIHGASEDPSFFATGISLVAHMANPHVPAVHMNTRYLVTSKRWFGGGADLNPPLPRDEDTAHFHAALKAACDAHDADYYPRFKAWADDYFFIPHRGVHRGVGGIFYDHLEGDFDAGFAFTRDVGEAFLRAFPPIVRRRMGESWSEDDYRRMLEWRGRYAEFNLVHDRGTLFGLKTGGNVDAILMSLPPMASWS
- a CDS encoding cytochrome b, with amino-acid sequence MSFPWAEHYTPKHPAMQWIDEKLPLPRLVYNAVGAGYPVPRNLNYFWNFGVLAGLALVIQIVTGVIMAMHYGANTLVAFGTVEQTMRDVNAGWLMRYAHANGASFFFIVVYLHIFRGLFFGSYKAPREMVWLLGLVIFLLMMATAFMGYVLPWGQMSYWGAKVITGLFGAIPVVGEPIQTWLLGGFAPGNASLNRFFSLHFLLPFVIAAVVILHIWALHIPGSSNPTGVEVKGPQDTVPFHPYYTAKDGFGAGVFLILFAIPLFYAPNYLGHPDNYIEANPLSTPAHIVPEWYFWPFYAILRAFTVDFFFVPAKLLGVLAMFASILLLFFLPWLDTSPVRSGNYRPTFRKFFWILIIDVLILGYCGGAPAEEPYVMISQVAAAYYFAHFLIILPLISRFEKPLPLPNSITEAVLGRDVIEGEREALPGMGSDPQPSHAG
- the queE gene encoding 7-carboxy-7-deazaguanine synthase gives rise to the protein MSYAVKEMFLTLQGEGVHAGRRAVFLRFAGCNLWSGREQDRASAICRFCDTDFVGTDGDGGGRFADAKGLADAALAFWGEGRDGRYIVLTGGEPMLQVDDALVDALHARGFAIAIESNGTLPAHPGLDWVCISPKAGSEVVQRSGNELKLVWPQPGQGHSLADVEDMEGWAFDHWLVQPLDDPKAADNARAAVELVMERPRWRLSLQSHKYLGLR
- a CDS encoding adenine phosphoribosyltransferase gives rise to the protein MSADSLAALVRTIPDFPKPGIQFRDITTLLADAAGLAELVERMAAAARPLDPAFIAGIEARGFILGAALAHALGVGFVPVRKKGKLPGKTVGIDYVLEYGTDRLELHEGQIPDGARVVLVDDLIATGGTALAAAQLIREQGATVLMALFAIDLPDLGGMAALEADGVASAAIIAFEGH
- a CDS encoding 5'-methylthioadenosine/S-adenosylhomocysteine nucleosidase (Enables the cleavage of the glycosidic bond in both 5'-methylthioadenosine and S-adenosylhomocysteine), whose protein sequence is MIADKRVLFVMAVEAEYGPHLRARFDPLMIGVGPVEAALNTGLALQRLDQDGALPDLVVSLGSAGSRTCTLGEVYQVASVSWRDMDASRLGFPKGVTPFSDHPAEIALHVPLELRAARLSTGANIVGGEDYAAIDADMVDMESFAVVRACQRFGVPVMGLRGISDGPGELADMLGWTQLLALLDERLAQAVDMLEGALGR
- a CDS encoding GNAT family N-acetyltransferase, giving the protein MGLTPVPDDRIATIVTHLEMRERPKPAPIPPAPLRLAPWKAPAPDAYRALFRRVGEPWLWFSRLAMDDAALTAIIHDPAVEVYAVTDPRGVEVGLLELDFRSLPDCELAFFGLIPDLTGKGLGRWLMAQAKALAWRKEVTRFWVHSCTLDSPAALGFYRKSGFVPYRREVEIFADPRLAGLLPPDAAPHVPMLGQSPSA
- a CDS encoding tRNA (cytidine(34)-2'-O)-methyltransferase — translated: MARGMRIALYQPEIAGNVGAILRLAACFSVPVDIIMPTGFAFSDAKLKRAAMDYGASADVTRHANFEAFDARRRAEGRRLMLMSSHASQRLPDVEFRADDILLMGSESAGVPNAVRDLADVRVRIPMAPGFRSLNIAVSTGIAVAEALRQTGSFPQ
- a CDS encoding cytochrome c1 → MIRIGAFLVGLFFAGWLLVSFLVGAVAFVTEPPAKTVEHEFHLNPKHVSFSFDGPFGKYDQAQLQRGFQVFKEVCSACHSLKFVAFRDLKGIGYNEAEIKAIAKQWAIKTPDVDPKTGEMSTRDPIPADYFPKPFANNVAAAAANNNAIPPDLSLMTKARHHGSAYVYSLLTGFQAQPAELLKEFPDAKTPEGLHYNPYFPNLNLAMAPPLTADGQVTYGDGTKATVDQMSQDVAAFLTWTAEPKLENRRRAGLATIFFLLIATGLAYMAYQNIWADKKKAA
- a CDS encoding class I mannose-6-phosphate isomerase is translated as MTTTRLLAHSVEKPWGRVDIPSAVAPSDGRRIGEIWFSPPEGGAGRPLPLLVKYIFTSEKLSVQVHPDDAQARERGLAGGKSECWYILDAEPDARLGIGLTRDLTADALRAAALDGSIEALMDWKPVRAGSFYYIPAGTVHAIGSGVTLVEVQQNNDVTYRLYDYGRPRELHLEEAMAVSMAAPYALPDRVVPIMAEERLVAGGDAPFILDLVQGEAGSRQWIEEKMAWFIPLAGAGAIDGEPWRRGECWLIEGTAALTIDDGMSALLARLP
- the petA gene encoding ubiquinol-cytochrome c reductase iron-sulfur subunit is translated as MAIVEHVESEGAAVSGGGGGDGVRRRDFINIAAVSFAGVGAVAVVIPLVDQMNPSADVLALASTEVDLSSIQPGQAIKTTFRSQPLFVRHLTDKEIAEADKVDASSLRDPQTLEERTVDGKKQWLVTMGVCTHLGCVPLGAGEGENKGEYGGYFCPCHGSSYDTAARIRKGPAPKNLEVPKFSFTSDTAILVG